The following proteins are encoded in a genomic region of Nicotiana sylvestris chromosome 4, ASM39365v2, whole genome shotgun sequence:
- the LOC138890206 gene encoding uncharacterized protein — MAEDSELWDVICDGPYVLTKVMEELPFSMPKTSKDYTDVDRKDVEKNFRAKNILVCGIGPEEYNRISACDTAKDIWEALQTAHEETTQVKQSKIDMLTIEYELFRMKDDESIQDMHTRFTSIINELHSLGADYRGAGWKSEGLQDEEEDRQSKKRTKERKEPGAETWGGGSSSESEDETEAGDSSMMAVEGKENEYDSTFALMAQSDDDEDENNKDKKKEIVSKEHTVLENELKAVRTSMCVETEKNKHLLTDMERVKNDLEKFLKWSCSSETITAMYTNNGVNRQGMESQREKTPYNPHSKYVLFLITGFVPTVGTMITSKKIGIVKGSSQQWFMDRGYSKHMTGNTMEFLSLKALQGGSVSFGNGKKGTFLELEKSGSHLLIQLENVYYVNSLKYSLLSVSQICDKGNKVEFLSKICTVTDLVTGKVILVAKRYKNIYL, encoded by the exons atggctgaggattctGAGTTATGGGATGTCATATGTGACGGTCCTTATGTTCTAACAAAGGTAATGGAAGAACTTCCATTTTCAATGCCAAAAACCAGTAAAGATTACACCGACGTAGACAGGAAGGAtgtggagaagaattttcgtgccaagaaTATTCTTGtatgtggaataggacctgaAGAATATAATAGAATCTCAGCTTGCGACACTGCTAAGGAtatatgggaagctttgcaaacagCTCATGAGGAAACCACCCAAGTAAAACAGTCTAAGATCGATATGCTCACTATCGAGTATGAACTCTTCAGAATGAAggacgatgaatctattcaagatatgcacacaagattcacttccatcataaatgagttacactcacttg GAGCTGACTATAGAGgagctggttggaaatctgaaggcctacaagatgaagaggaagatagacagtcaaagaagagaaccaaagaaagaaaagaacctggtgCTGAAA CATGGGGGGGGGGTTCCTCtagtgagtctgaagatgaaactgaagctggtgatagttccatgatggcagttgaaggcaaggaaaatgaatatgactcaacttttgctttgatggcccaatcagatgatgatgaagacgagAATAACAAAgac AAAAAGAAAGAGATAGTCAGTAAGGAACATACTGTgcttgaaaatgagttgaaaGCTGTGAGAACTAGTATGTGTGTTGAAACTGAGAAAAACAAGCACCTCCTAACTGATatggaaagagtaaaaaatgatcttgaaaagttcCTAAAGTGGTCTTGTTCCTCAGAAACTATCACTGCCATGTACACTAATAATGGTGTAAACAGGCAGGGAATGGAGtcccaaagggagaaaactccttacaaccctcacagtaAGTACGTACTGTTTCTGATAACTGGctttgtacccactgtgggaacaatgatcacttcaaagaaaatt GGAATAGTGAAAGGAAgcagtcaacaatggttcatggatagagGGTATTCAAaacacatgactgggaacaccatggaatttctttcactaaaagccctgcaaggagggagtgtatcctttggcaatgggaaaaaggggacattcttggagttggaaaagtcgggAAGTCACTTACTCATTCAATtggaaaatgtgtactatgtcaatagccttaagtacagtctcttgagcgtctctcagatctgtgataaaggaaacaaggtggaattcttgtccaagatatgtacAGTTACTGATCTAGTAACTGGTAAAGTGAtacttgtggccaagagatacaagaacatctatttGTGA
- the LOC138890207 gene encoding uncharacterized protein, translating into MCAEIEKNKLLQANLEKVMNDLERSLKWTWSLEATIALLTNDSEKGRGAGFPREKTPHNPHSKSTTASDNWPRTQCGNTGHFKEAVQTNNQSVLKDKVAAETVTTKEGPGTVKGSGQQWFMDSGCSKHMTGNTTDFLSLKALQGGSVSFGNGKKGYILGDGKVGKSLTHSIENVYYVNGLKYSLLSVSQICSKGNKVEFLSKICTITDLVTGEIVLVAKSVTTQTEGP; encoded by the exons ATGTgtgctgaaattgagaaaaacaagCTCCTTCAAGCCAATCTAGAAAAAGTAATGAATGATCTTGAAAGgtctctaaagtggacctggtccttagAAGCTACCATTGCCTTGCTCACTAATGATAGTGAAAAAGGGCGGGGAGCAGGGTTCCcaagggagaaaactcctcacaACCCTCACAGTAAGAGCACCACTGCATCTGATAACTGGCCTCGTACCCAATGTGGGAACACTGGGCACTTCAAGGAAGCTGTCCAGACCAATAATCAATCAGTACTAAAAGATAAAGTGGCTGCTGAAACTGTGACcacaaaagagggaccag GAACAGTGAAGGGAAGTGggcaacaatggttcatggatagtgggtgttcaaaacacatgactgggaacaccacagattttctttcactaaaagccctgcaaggagggagtgtatcatTTGGCAACggcaaaaaggggtacattcttggagatggaaaagttgggaagtcactcactcactcTATTGAAAATGTATACTATGTCAATGGACTTAAGTACAGCCTCCTGAGTGTCTCTCAAATTTGCAGTAAAGGAAACAAGGTtgaattcttgtccaaaatatgtacaatcACTGACCTTGTGACCGGTGAAATAGTTTTGGTGGccaaaagtgtcacgacccaaactgaagggccatga